The genome window TCAGACGGGCCGGCCGTGCCGCATACGACGTGTCATCCGGGTGACGAAAAACGATAGTTTGCTATCGAATGTTTTTGCCCCTATCATCTCGCCCATGACCAATCTGCACGACCTCCGCCTCGCCGTCAGCAGCCTGCTCGTGCTCACCGCGCGCAAGTGGCGCCGCACCAGCGACGGCGTGCTGACCGCGTACAACGTATCCGAGGCGTGCGCGACGCCGCTGCTGATCGCCGGCCGCCTCGGCGAAGGCGTGCGGCAAGGCACGCTCGCCGAGCACGTCGGCATCGAAGGGCCGTCGCTCGTGCGCCTGCTCGACCAATTGTGCGCGGCCGGCCTCGCCCGCCGCGACGAGGATCCGCACGATCGTCGAGCGAAGACGATCTCGCTGACGGCCGCCGGCCGCGCAATCACCGCGAAGATGGAGGAAGACCTGCGCGCGCTGCGCGCACAGGTGCTCAAGGGCGTGTCGCGCGCCGATCTCGAAGCGACGCTGCGCGTGCTGAACGCGTTCAACGCGGCCGATCTGCATCCTTCGGCGTCGCACCCGTCCCGCCCCGTCGATTCCGCGTCATGACCTATCCGAGCCTTCGCGACTGGCTGTTTTCGGGCAAGACGTTCGCCGCGTCGATGCTGGCGCTGTATCTCGGCCTGTATTTCCAGCTGCCGCGCCCGTATTGGGCGATGGCGAGCGTCTACATCGTGTCGAACCCGTTCGTCGGCGCGACGCGCTCGAAGGCGCTGTACCGCGCGCTCGGCACCGCGCTCGGCGCGGCCGCCGCGATCTTCTTCGTGCCGCCGTTCGTCGAGACGCCGCTCCTGTTCAGCATCATCGTCGCGACCTGGTGCGGCACGCTGCTGTACCTCGCGATCTCCGACCGCACCGCGCGCAGCTACGTCTTCATGCTCGCCGGCTATACGATGCCGCTGATCGCGCTGCCGACCGTCACCGATCCGTCCACGGTGTTCGACGTCGCAATCGCGCGCACCGAGGAAATCGTGCTCGGCATCGTGTGCGCGAGCGTGGTCGGCAGCACGGTGTTCCCGAACCGGCTCGCGCCGACGCTGATCGAGCGCACCGACGCATGGTTCAAGGACGCCGCGTTCTACGGCCGCGAAACGCTGTCCGGGCACCTGGCCGGCAAGGCGCTGTCCGCGTGCCGGCAGCGGCTCGCCGCGACGATCACCGGCCTCGAATTCCTGCTGAGCCAGCTGGGCTACGACCATGCGCATCCGCGTGTGCTCGCGCGCGCGCAGGCGCTCGCGGGCCGGATGCAGCTGTTCCTGCCGCTGATGTCATCGC of Burkholderia sp. NRF60-BP8 contains these proteins:
- a CDS encoding MarR family winged helix-turn-helix transcriptional regulator, whose amino-acid sequence is MTNLHDLRLAVSSLLVLTARKWRRTSDGVLTAYNVSEACATPLLIAGRLGEGVRQGTLAEHVGIEGPSLVRLLDQLCAAGLARRDEDPHDRRAKTISLTAAGRAITAKMEEDLRALRAQVLKGVSRADLEATLRVLNAFNAADLHPSASHPSRPVDSAS